ACGGTGCCGCCCGCGACGGCGGGGCCGCTAGCGACCAGTCCCCACAGCGGGAGCGACTGGACGAACCCGGCCAGCGCCTCGGGGAAGAGGAACCAGAGCGTCCCCCAAATCAGCGCGTTGGCGATGACCGCGGGCACGAAGTACGCCGAGATGCGGTCGGCGACCTGCTGAATCTCGGGTTGGCGGCTCTGGGCCTCCTTGACCATCTGGACGATTTGCTGGAGGGCGGTTTCGGACCCGACCTTGGTGGCTTCGACCTTGAGGACGCCGTTCTCGTTGACCGTCGCGCCAACTACCTCGTCGCCCGCCGACTTTTCGACTGGGACAGACTCGCCCGTGACCATCGACTCGTCCACGGCGCTCTCGCCGTCCCGAACCACGCCGTCGGTCGGAATCTTCTCGCCGGGGCGGACGACCATCAGGTCGCCGACTGCCACGTCCTCGACGGGAATCTCTTCCTCGTCGCCGTCCCTGACCACGGTGGCGGTGTCGGCCTCCATCTCCAGCAGTTTCCGGAGTGCTTCGCTGGCTTGGCCTTTCGACCGGGCTTCCAGATAGTTACCCAGCGTGATGAACACGAGGATGAGCGCGGCGGTGTCGAAGTAGAGACTCCCGGTGAACCCGAACAGGACCGCCACGCTGTAGAAGTACGCGGTCGAGGACCCCAGCGCGATTAGCACGTCCATGTTCGCGGTCCGGTTCTTGACGAGCGCCTTGTAGGAGTTCTCGTAGAACTCCTTGCCGAGGAAGTACTGGACGGGAGTCGCCAGTCCGAACATGACCCACCCGAGGGGTAGGCCCAAGAGGGTGTCACCGAGTAACTCGTCGAACAGGAGGTGTTCGAGCATGAAGAAGATGAGCGGGGTCGAGAGGACCGCGCCCAGAATCGTCAGGTTACGCTGGCGGCGAATCTCGGCCTGTCGCGCGGCGTCTCGCCGGTCGGCGCTGGACTCGCCTGCGCTCGCGCCCTCGTCCCCCTCGTCTTCGCGGACGGGGGTGTAGCCCGCGCCCTCGATGGCCTCGTAGAGCGAACCGAGGTCCATGTCGTTGGGGTTGTAGCGCACCACGCCCTCGTCGGTGGCGTAGTTGACCTTCGCGGAGACGACGCCGGGCAGGGCTTCGAGGGCGTCCTCGTTGGTCTCCGCGCAGTTCGAGCAGGTCATGTCCGAGATGCCGATGGACACCTCTTCGGAGACGGGTTCGTAGCCCGCGTCCTCGATGGTCCCGTAAATCTCGGCCAGCGTTACCTCACCCGAGTCGTACTCGACGGACCCCTCGTCGGTGGCGAAGTTGACGTTCGCTTCGATTATTCCATCCAACTCACTCAGGGCGTCTTCGACGGTCCCCGAGCAGTTGGCGCAACTCATGCCTCGAATGTCGAGGTGCGTAGTTCGCGCCATATTCTCCTCCTTACTGTATAGTACGGGACCCACACTGAAGCGGTTTGTCCCTTCAGAAGCAAGGTCTTAGAACGGAATAGAATTAAGAGATAAAAGAAAACGCGGTTTCGATTTTAGATAGTAGGTGTCGTCGTAGTCGTCGCCGAATACACAGCACGGACACTCGTTCCGCGTCGAACGCCCAACGCGACCTGTGACGACTACCGAACGCGCGTCCGTCCGGCGCTCAGAGACAACAAATACAGTCTTAAAGCAACTTTTTCAGTTCTTTAGTAATTGTAATTGTTTCTTGGCGGGTGCTCCCGCGCAACCGACCGCGTACGCTCGGGACTCCGAATCGGCACTGCCGATTCGGAGTCCCGAGCGCGGGAAGAAATCCGAGAGCGCGAACGGTTAGCTGATGGCGTAGTTCGTGTTGTTGAACACGCGCCAGACCGGATAGCCGTACGCGGGGTTGCCCTTCTTGCCGCTGTGTCCGCATCCGCTGTAGGTGCCGTCGCCCACCTCGAAACCTGTGTGGACGGTAATCGCCCAGTTGCCGTCGGCGTTGGGCCACCAGTACGGGCCGCCGGAGTCGCCCTCGCGGGCGTAGTCGGGGAAGCCGAGTTTGACCGCGTTGCCGAGCATGCTCACGCAGTTGAAGTCGGCGAACGACGCGAAGTCGCCTTTGAGCGTGCCGGTCTGGTAGCCCGAGATGACTCCCTGCTGGCGGATGGCGTCGGTGACCCCCTGTAGCGAGTCGATGCCGTTCTCGGTCACCCACCCGTGGAGTTCGATTTCGTCTTCCTCGTACTGGACGGTGTTGCCGTACCCGCCGTCGGTTCGCTCCACGACGCACCAGTCGTGGTTCTTGTGCCCGTCGGCGACGTAACCGAGGTCGGTATCGTCGTCGGCGTAAGCGCGCGAATCGGCGACACAGCAGTCGCAGTCGTCCATCAGTACGTGGTTGGCGGTGTAGAGGTACTCGGCCGTGTCGTCGTAGACCATGAACCCCGCGGTCCCCATCTGGTAGAATCCCGAAGTCGCGGTCTTAATCTTGAGTCCGCCGGGGAACGGCGAGTCCGTCACCTCGTCGTAGCAGTCCACGTCCGCGAGCGCGAACTCGCCGTTCATCCGCCTGACGGCGATGTCGGAGACGCGGAGTTCGTTCGGCACTTCCACTCCCGCGTTTGCGACCGATTCGGGGAGCGAAGCGACCTGCGCCGCCGTCGCGTCGGGGCGGACCGAAATCTCCGGTTGACAGTAGTAGACGCCGCCCTCCATCCGGTCGGTCGGGGCGTACGCCACCGACCCGACGAAGGGAGCGTTCTCCCATGCCGCCCGGAGTCGGTCGGTCACGCGCCTGACCGCTCGCTGGTGTTCGAGCCACTTCCGCGGGACTTTCTTCGTGACTTCCGGCGCGGAGTCGAGTCCCGACCGAGTGGCGACGATTCGGGTCGGCGCGTCGAACGACGAGAAGCCGAGTTTCTCCGTGAGGGTTCCGAGCGCGAAGGCACCGACGCCGGACTTCTTGAGGACCGACCGGCGAGTCGAACCGCGGTTCGACTCGCCGCGGGCGTGTTGTGCAACCGTCGAGAAACCGGTGTCTCGGGTGGTTTCCGGGGAGTCCGCGACCGACTCCAACGCCTCGCTTCGGGTTACGTCGCCGTCAGCCTCGTTTTCTTTCATATATTTATGCTTAAATAATAGCTGAAAATAAACGTTGGGGGTGAACGAGGAAACCTTCGGCGCACGAGGGTCGTCGGCGCGAAGAGCGAGTCGGTCGTCCGGGCGACGCGAAACAACCCGAACGCTAGGAAAGTTCGTTTGAATTAGTGCAAATCGAGTAGTTTTATCCGTCGGGACGCCGGAGGGAGAGACGAGCATGCAACACCAGTCGGCACGCCGGACCGCGACGCTGGCGGAGTCACACACCGAGACGACCGAGATTCTGATGCCCGACGACACCAACAACCTCGGGCGCGCGCTCGGCGGGTCGGTCCTCCACTGGATGGACATCTGCGGCGCAATCGCCGCGCGGCGGTTCTCCCGGCGGCAGGTCGTCACGGCGTCGATGGACCACGTTGACTTCCTCGCACCAATCGACCTCGGCGACGTGGTGGTCACGGAGGCCTACGTCTTCGAGACGGGCGAGACCAGCATGGAGGCGAAGGTGGACGTGTACGCCGAGCGACCGAGCGACGACGAGGCGCGCCGCGAGACCGCCACCTCGTTTTTCACGTTCGTCGCGCTGGACGACGACGAGGAGG
Above is a genomic segment from Halorussus caseinilyticus containing:
- a CDS encoding heavy metal translocating P-type ATPase, which produces MARTTHLDIRGMSCANCSGTVEDALSELDGIIEANVNFATDEGSVEYDSGEVTLAEIYGTIEDAGYEPVSEEVSIGISDMTCSNCAETNEDALEALPGVVSAKVNYATDEGVVRYNPNDMDLGSLYEAIEGAGYTPVREDEGDEGASAGESSADRRDAARQAEIRRQRNLTILGAVLSTPLIFFMLEHLLFDELLGDTLLGLPLGWVMFGLATPVQYFLGKEFYENSYKALVKNRTANMDVLIALGSSTAYFYSVAVLFGFTGSLYFDTAALILVFITLGNYLEARSKGQASEALRKLLEMEADTATVVRDGDEEEIPVEDVAVGDLMVVRPGEKIPTDGVVRDGESAVDESMVTGESVPVEKSAGDEVVGATVNENGVLKVEATKVGSETALQQIVQMVKEAQSRQPEIQQVADRISAYFVPAVIANALIWGTLWFLFPEALAGFVQSLPLWGLVASGPAVAGGTVSVFEFAVVVFASAVLIACPCALGLATPAATMVGTSIGAQNGVLFKGGDVLERVRDVDTVVFDKTGTLTEGEMRLTDVVALGPRADGGSDAEPATDGGAVEAPTETDPDENFVLSAAASAEKGSEHPLAQAIVEGARERGLEVEDPESFENVPGHGVRATTSHGEVLVGNRKLMEDNGVDASRAEEPMERLEREGKTAMLVAVDGQLVGVVADADTVKQSAKEAVSGLHQTDREVMMITGDNERTARAVAEEVGIDPDNVRAEVLPEDKADAVESIQSEGREAMMVGDGVNDAPALAAAYVGAAIGSGTDVAIEAADVTLMRDDPADVLKAIRVSEGTLAKIKQNLFWALGYNTAMIPLASLGLLQPVLAAGAMAFSSVSVLTNSLLFRRYTPDHDYELLGFLR
- a CDS encoding acyl-CoA thioesterase produces the protein MQHQSARRTATLAESHTETTEILMPDDTNNLGRALGGSVLHWMDICGAIAARRFSRRQVVTASMDHVDFLAPIDLGDVVVTEAYVFETGETSMEAKVDVYAERPSDDEARRETATSFFTFVALDDDEEAASVPDLRCPTAEQKEKRERALEERKERRAELAEQG